The following DNA comes from Nocardioides panzhihuensis.
TCGCGTTCGGGCTGATCCTGGTCGCGGACGTGGACCCGCTGATCGCCGTCGGGATCATGCTGCTGGCCGCCTCGCCGGGCGGGACCACGGCCAACCTCTTCAGCCACCTCTTCCGCGGCGATGTCGCGCTCAACGTCACTTTGACTGCGGTGAACTCGGTGCTCGCGGCGGTCTCCATCCCGCTGATCACCAACGCCGCGATCGTCTACTTCGATGCCGGCGACACCCTTGGCCTGCAGTTCGGCAAGGTCGTCCAGGTCATCGCGATCGTGCTCGTCCCCGTCGGCATCGGGATGCTCGTACGGAGCCGGTCCGAGACGTTCGCCGCCCGGGCGGACAAACCGGTCCGGATCTTCTCGATCGTCGTGCTGGTCATGGTCTCGGTCGGCGCGATCCTCGGCGAGCGGGACAACATCGCCGGCTACCTTCAGGAGGTCGGCGTCGTCGTGACGCTGTTCTGCTGCGCGAGCCTCTTCCTGGGCTACCTCGGGGCTCGGGTCTTCAAGCTCGGCCAGGCGCAGGCGATCGCGACCTCGATGGAGGTCGGGATCCACAACACCACCGTGGCCCTCACCATCGCCCTGAGCGTCCTCGACAACACGACCGTCGCCATCCCGGCCGCGGTCTACAGCATCGTGATGTACGTCCTCGCCACGGCCTTCGGCTTCCTCATCACCCGCTCGCGCATCGCGCAGCCCGCCGCGACGTACGACGCGACCACCCGGCGATGAAGCCCGGCGCGGGAAGGAGTACCAGGCTCCGACCGCGCCGAGCACGAGGAGGAAGAGGCAGACCAGCGTGAAGGCAGCGGTGACGGCAGCGACACTGTCGGCCGGCACGTTCGCGGCGAGCACCGCCTCCCCCAGCCCTGGCGGCAGCAGAGCGGTGAGCAGCGTGAGGGCGATGGCAAGGCTGAGCACGTTGCCGGTGTTCTGCAGCATCAGACGCGTGGCGTTGACGACGCCGAGCGCATCCTCCGGGGCCCGCTCCAGCAGGACGGTCGCGTTGGTCCCGATGAACAGACCCGTCGCCAACCCGACGATCGCGAGGGTCGCCATCACCAACCAGGTCTGCTCGAGGTGGATCGCGAGCGCCACCAGGGCGACGCCGCACGTGCCCACCACCGACCCGCCGGACATGATCTGGTGCGCCGTCCAGCGGCGGGACAGCCGACCGAGGGTCAGCGAGGCGAGGATCATCCCGACCGGCATCGGCAGCAGCATCAGTCCGGCCGTGCCAGGGGCAGCACCGACCACGCTCTGGAAGTAGAGACTGGCGAGCACGATCAGCGGGAACCGTCCGGCGCCGGTGAAGAAGCCGGCGAGGAAGAGCCTCCCCACCCGGCGGATGACCACGACGTCGACCACTGGCGCAGCGGCCCGCCGTTCGATGAGCAGCAGGACCGGGACCAGGAGAAACGATCCCACGATGCCGCCGATCACCAGGGGATGGCGCCAGCCGAGATCCGTCAGCGAGGTGATCCCGATCGTCAGCATGACGACGGCGATCATGATCACCAGGTTGCCGGGAAGATCGAGACCGACGGCTCGCTTGTCCACAACCGGCCGCGGCAGCAGCAGGTGCCCAGCCGCCAGAGCGATCAGGCAGACCGGCACGTTGAGCCAGAACACCCACTGCCACCCGACGTGGTCGACGATCAGGCCACCGAGCGTCGGCCCGATCAGGTTGGCTGTCGGGAACGAGGCGGCGTACAGGCCCATGGCGCCCCCCAGGGAGGCGCGTGGGAAGGCCTGATGGATGAGGGTGGCGCCGTTGCCGATGAGCACCGCACCACCGATGGCGGAGACCACACGGAGACCGATGAGCACCTCGACGTTCGGAGCGAAACCGGCCAGGAGACTGGTCACCGAGAAGATGACCAAGCCACCGAGATAGAGCCCGCGCTGCCCCCAGACGTCGCTGAGGCGACCGAAGAGGAGCAGGCAGGCGGTGTTGGCGACCATGTAGGAGAGCAGCAGCCAGCTCCCTTCCGTGGAGCTCGCGTCGAACTCCCTGCTCAGTGTCGGCAGCGCGACGTTCAGCGAGCTGGCGTTGAGCGCCATCACCGCGCTGACCAGGCAGACCACGATCAAGGTGGACCGCGCTGCGGCCGTCACCTCGGCGGGTTGGGACTCGCTCATGCAACCTCCTGCGCCGTGCAGCACGGCGCCACGTGCGTCGTACGCCCCGGCACGACCGGTGCCGCACGAGGGCGTCCTGGAAAGAAAGTCCGATATCCGGATTGTGACCCTTGACACACCCGTTCGGCGACCCAATGATGAATCCCATCCTAGAGCGTGATTCTAGATTGAGCCACCAGCATCCGCGGCCGGCACCGATCGCGGAACGAACGGGAGGGTCCGATATGAGAGCACCGACTGGGTCCGCGAATGAGCCGCTTCTGCGCATCGAGGACCTCCACGTGGAGTTTCGGACCGGGGGTGGCACGGTCGAGGCGCTGAACGCCGTCGACCTCTGGATCGACGCCGGAGAGACCGTTGCCGTCGTCGGTGAGTCCGGGTCAGGAAAGAGCGTCACGGCGCTCGCCGTCCTCGGGCTGCTGGGCAACGGCCGAGTCAGCGGCGGTCGAATCACCTGGAACGGCAAGGACATCACCGGGGCCTCCAACAGTGACATGCGCACCGTCCGGGGCAAGGAGATCTCGGTGATCTTCCAGGACCCGATGACCTCGCTCGACCCGCTCTTCACGATCGGCCATCAGCTCGTCGAGGCCTATCGGATCCACCACGACGTCTCGAAGCGGCAAGCACGCCGGCGCGCCGTCGAGCTGCTCGATCTCGTCGGTATCCCGGAGCCCGAGACCAAGGTCAAGGCATATCCCCACCAGCTCTCCGGTGGGCAGCGGCAGCGGGTCATGATCGCCGGCGCGCTCGCCTGCGACCCGCGCCTGCTCATCGCCGACGAACCCACCACCGCCCTCGACGTGACCGTCGAGGCCCAGGTGCTCGCGCTGATCCGCGACCTCCAGGATCGGACCGGGGTCGGGCTGATGCTCATCACCCACGACATGGGCGTGGTCGCCGAGATGGCCGACCGGGTGGTCGTCTTCTACGCCGGGCAGGTCGTCGAGGCGGGCACCGCCGACGAGATCCTCGACCGGCCCCAGCACCCCTACACCCGGGCGTTGCTCGATGCCATCCCGCGCCGCGACACCCCGCGCGACCAGGAGATGCCGGCGATCCCGGGCGCGGTCCCCGCGCTCAACGACATGCCCAGCGGCTGCCGCTTCGCCACCCGCTGCTCCGAGGCCGGCCCCGAGTGCGCAGAGCCCCAGCCGCTGCGCGCCCTCTACGGGCGACAGGTCCGCTGCTGGCGTCCCGACGAGGACCACGGTCTCCTCGAGCCGATGGCGGAGGTGGCCCGATGATCGTTCCCGACGCGGCTCCTCTCGTCGAGGCCCACGGACTCGTCAAGCACTTCGGCGACGGCAAGGGCCTCTTCACTCCCCAACGGCCACCCGTACGGGCCGTCGACGGGGTCTCCCTGACCATCAAGCGCGGCGAGACGCTCGGTCTGGTCGGCGAGTCGGGCTCGGGCAAGTCGACGCTCGGCCGCCTGATCCTTCGGCTGATCGAGCCGACCAGCGGCTCTGTCACCTTCGACGGCCAAGACATCGCCGCACTGTCCAAGAGCAGGCTGACCCAGCTTCGCAAGCGCATGCAGCTCGTCTTCCAGGATCCGGTCAGCTCCTTCAACCCGCGGATGACCATCGCGCAGGTGCTGACCGAGCCCATGGTCGTCCACGGCATGGGCGACAGGGCCAGCCGCATCCGCCGCGCGAAGGAGCTGCTGGATCTGGTCGGGCTGCCCTCCTACGCACTGGAGCGCTACCCTCATCAGTTCTCCGGTGGGCAGGCTCAGCGCATCGGGATCGCCCGCGCCCTCTCGACCGACCCGGACCTGATCGTCTGCGACGAGGCGGTCAGCGCCCTCGACGTCTCCGTCCAGGCGCAGGTGCTCAACCTGCTCAAGGAGGTCCAGCGCGAGCTCGGCCTCTCGTACCTCTTCATCGCCCACGACCTCAACGTGGTGCGCTACATCTCCGACCGCGTCTGCGTGATGTACCTCGGCAAGCTCGCCGAGGTCGCCCACGCCGACGACATCAGCGAGCGACCGAGACATCCCTACTCGCAGGCGCTGATGGCGTCTATCCCCTCCCCCGACGCCCATCATCAGCTGCGGACGCCGCTCGCCGGTGAGATCCCCAGCCCGCGACGGCCGCCCTCTGGCTGCCGGTTCCACCCACGCTGCAGCCAGAGCATCGACGGCTGTGACCGCGACGAGCCGGAGCTGCTGACAATCGGCGCTCCGGGCGAGGCCAGCAGCGTCGCCTGCCACCTCTTCGACCCCACTCCCGCGAGGTGATCATATGCTTCTCTACGCCGGACGACGCCTGACCTACGGCCTGCTCGTGCTCGCCCTGGTCGCCACCCTGGTCTTCCTCATCATCCGACTGATCCCCGGCGACGTCGTCCGGCTCCAGCTGGCCGACGCACCCGGCGTCACCCAGGCCCAGATCGACCAACGCACTGCCGAGCTCGGCCTGGACGAGCCGGTCCTGATCCAGTTCGGCCACTTCGTGGGCGGGCTGCTCCAAGGCGATCTGGGCACCTCGTTCGACGACGGGCGTCCCGTGACGACCAAGATCCTCGAACGCCTGCCCGCCACCCTCGAGCTCGGCCTGCTGGCCATCCTCTTCGGCGTCCTGTTCGGAGTGCCGTTCGGCCTGATCTCGGCGATCCGCCACCACAGCTTCATCGACAACGTCATGCGCTTCCTGGCGGTCATCGGGATGTCGCTGCCGAACTTCTGGCTGGCGCTCCTGCTGATCACCTTCCTGGCTCTGTGGTTCGGCTGGTCCCCGCCCCTGGTCTATGCCTCTCCGACCGAGGACCTCAGCCAGAACCTCATCCACATGCTGCTCCCGGCGATAGCCCTGGGCGCCGCGACGATGGCGAGCATCGCCCGGATGCTGCGGTCCTCGCTGCTGGAGGTGCTCGGCTCCAACTTCATCCGGACCATCCGCTCCCGCGGAGCCTCCGAGCGCGTGGTCGTGCTCAAGCACGCCGGCCGCAGCTCGATGATCCCGGTCTTCACCGTGCTCGGCCTGCAGGTCGGCAGCATCCTCGGCGGCACCGTCATCCTCGAGCGGATCTTCGCCATCCCGGGAATGGGATCCCTGATCTTCGAGGCGGTCGGGCAGCGCGACTACCCGGTCATCCTCGGCTGCGTCATCTTCTATGGCGCGATCTTCATCTTCGTCAACGTCGTGGTCGACCTGCTCTACGCGGTCATCGACCCCCGGATCCGGTACGAAGGAGCCTCCGCATGAGCATCGCAATCTCCGGGACCGCGCGTGCTACCCGCCGGCCCAAGGCCCGCGGCGGCCTGATCCGGTTCGCCACGGAGCAGCCCCTCGGCGCCGTCGCCCTCTTCCTGATCACCCTCTTCGTGGTCGTCGCCGTCCTGGCACCCTGGATCGCTCCGTACGACCCGCTCGCCCAGGACCGGGTCAACCTCCTGACCGCTCCCGGGGTCGGCGGTCATCCCGCCGGCACCGACGAGCTCGGCCGCGACGTCCTGAGCCGGTCGCTCTACGGCGCCCGGACCTCGCTGCTGATCGCGGTCGCCACGCTCGCTCTCGGCGGCGTGATCGGGCTGCTCATCGGCGTCGTCTCGGGCTACTTCGGTGGCACCTGGATCGACTCCGTCCTGCAGCGCATCATGGACGCGCTGATGGCGATCCCCTCGATCGTGCTGCTGCTGTTCGTCGCCGCCCTCCTCGGGCCGAGCGTACGCAACACCGTGATCGCCCTGAGCCTGCTGGTGATCCCGTCGATCAACCGAGTCGCACGCGGCGAGATGCTCCGCATCCGCGAGGAGCCGTACGTCGAGGCCGCCCGCTCGGTCGGCTGCAGCACCCCGCGGATCCTGCTCCGGTACGGCCTTCCCAACCTGATGGCCCCGCTCTTCGTCATGGGCTCGCTGCTCTTCGCCGTCATCCTCATCGCCGAGTCCGCGCTCAGCTTCCTGGGCATCGGCACCCCTCCCCCCACACCGTCGTGGGGACGGATGCTCAGCGAAGGCCGCAGCCAGCTCGAGATCGCTCCGTGGATGACCGTCGTTCCCGGCCTGATCCTCTCCGTGTCCGTCCTGGCGTTCAACCTGCTCGGTGACGCCATGCGTGACTTCCTCGACCCCAAACAGCGCCGATAGCCCATCCCATCCAAGGAGTCCGTGATGTCCCACCCCATGCTTCGCCTCAAGAGATCACCGGTCCGGACCGCCGGCGCGGCCGTGGCCGCCGCCTGCCTCGCCCTCACCGCCGCCTGCGGCGCGGGCACAGACACCTCCGGGAAAGGCAAGATCGTCGAGGATGCCGGGCCGCCCCAGGACGGCGGCATCCTGCACACGGCGGCAACCACCGACGCGCCTTCGCTGGACATCCACAAAGAGGCGTCCTACATGACTCACGTCGCGGTCGGCACGGTCTACAGCCGACTGGTCGCGCCGAAGACCGGCAAGGACGTCGAGTACGGCTCGAGCGAGCTCGAGGGCGACCTGGCCGAAAAGTGGTCGAAGTCGGACGACCTGAAGACCTGGACCTTCAACCTCCGTCAGGGCGTCAAGTTCCACAACAAGCCGCCGGTCAACGGTCGCGAGCTCACCTCGGCAGACGTGAAGTGCACGGTGGACCGGATCAAGAGCCTGCCCGGGCACCAGCTCGGCCTGGTCGCCAACGTCTCCAAGCTGGAGACCCCCGACCCGTACACCGTGGTCTTCACGCTCGCATCGGCGAACACCGCCTTCGACCAGACCATGGCCAACCCGTTCATGTCGATCCTCCCCTGCGAGGGCACCTCGGGTGAGTTCAGCTTCGCCGAGGAGGCCATCGGCACCGGCCCCTTCATGCTGAAGAGCTGGAAGCGCGACCAGGAGCGGGTCATGGAGAAGAACCCCGACTACTTCGTCGAGGGTCTCCCCCACCTGGACGGCATCCAGACCACCGTGCTCCCCGACGCCCAGGCACAGATCGCGGCGCTGCGCAGCGGCAAGCTCGAGATGATCTCCTCGCTCTCCACCGAGAAGCGCCAGGTCGAGCAGCTCCTCAGCCAGATCGACGGGCTCCAGCTGCGTACGGAGAAGGGCATCACCCAGACCCGGGTCTTCATGAACGCGGCCGAGGGGCCGTTCAGCAAGCTCGAGGTCCGTCGCGCGGTCGCGCACGCGATCGACAAGGAGGGGATGATCAAGGCTCTGCGCTCCGGTGGGAGCCTCACCGGTCCGATCACCCCGACGCTGTTCGGCTCGCTGCCCCAGGACGAGGTCGACGAGCTGTTGGAGTACGACCCTGAGAAGGCCAAGGAGCTGCTGGCCGAGGCCGGGTACCCGAACGGTTTCGAGGCCGACCTGGTCGCCACCGACGGCTACGGCGAGACGATCCTGCGCGAGGCCCAGTGGATCCAAGAGGACCTGGGCAAGATCGGCATCAAGCTCACCATCGACCAGCAGGACTACGCCACCTACGTCAGCTCGACCTGGCCGGAGACGAAGTACGACATCATGTACGGCCTGCAGACCCCCATGCTGACGGCCGACGAGTACC
Coding sequences within:
- a CDS encoding ABC transporter ATP-binding protein, whose product is MIVPDAAPLVEAHGLVKHFGDGKGLFTPQRPPVRAVDGVSLTIKRGETLGLVGESGSGKSTLGRLILRLIEPTSGSVTFDGQDIAALSKSRLTQLRKRMQLVFQDPVSSFNPRMTIAQVLTEPMVVHGMGDRASRIRRAKELLDLVGLPSYALERYPHQFSGGQAQRIGIARALSTDPDLIVCDEAVSALDVSVQAQVLNLLKEVQRELGLSYLFIAHDLNVVRYISDRVCVMYLGKLAEVAHADDISERPRHPYSQALMASIPSPDAHHQLRTPLAGEIPSPRRPPSGCRFHPRCSQSIDGCDRDEPELLTIGAPGEASSVACHLFDPTPAR
- a CDS encoding ABC transporter permease, with translation MLLYAGRRLTYGLLVLALVATLVFLIIRLIPGDVVRLQLADAPGVTQAQIDQRTAELGLDEPVLIQFGHFVGGLLQGDLGTSFDDGRPVTTKILERLPATLELGLLAILFGVLFGVPFGLISAIRHHSFIDNVMRFLAVIGMSLPNFWLALLLITFLALWFGWSPPLVYASPTEDLSQNLIHMLLPAIALGAATMASIARMLRSSLLEVLGSNFIRTIRSRGASERVVVLKHAGRSSMIPVFTVLGLQVGSILGGTVILERIFAIPGMGSLIFEAVGQRDYPVILGCVIFYGAIFIFVNVVVDLLYAVIDPRIRYEGASA
- a CDS encoding ABC transporter substrate-binding protein, translating into MSHPMLRLKRSPVRTAGAAVAAACLALTAACGAGTDTSGKGKIVEDAGPPQDGGILHTAATTDAPSLDIHKEASYMTHVAVGTVYSRLVAPKTGKDVEYGSSELEGDLAEKWSKSDDLKTWTFNLRQGVKFHNKPPVNGRELTSADVKCTVDRIKSLPGHQLGLVANVSKLETPDPYTVVFTLASANTAFDQTMANPFMSILPCEGTSGEFSFAEEAIGTGPFMLKSWKRDQERVMEKNPDYFVEGLPHLDGIQTTVLPDAQAQIAALRSGKLEMISSLSTEKRQVEQLLSQIDGLQLRTEKGITQTRVFMNAAEGPFSKLEVRRAVAHAIDKEGMIKALRSGGSLTGPITPTLFGSLPQDEVDELLEYDPEKAKELLAEAGYPNGFEADLVATDGYGETILREAQWIQEDLGKIGIKLTIDQQDYATYVSSTWPETKYDIMYGLQTPMLTADEYLTSEFTSTGTRNWSRVNDPELDKMVAAQRIITDEAEREKALQDIERYIMENVSTPLPLYAYDTQTLYSGKVHGYHPHPDYSSRELQNVWMEQE
- a CDS encoding bile acid:sodium symporter family protein, encoding MFGLGLSLTPKDFRRVVRTPRAVIVALTLQILVLPLIAFGLILVADVDPLIAVGIMLLAASPGGTTANLFSHLFRGDVALNVTLTAVNSVLAAVSIPLITNAAIVYFDAGDTLGLQFGKVVQVIAIVLVPVGIGMLVRSRSETFAARADKPVRIFSIVVLVMVSVGAILGERDNIAGYLQEVGVVVTLFCCASLFLGYLGARVFKLGQAQAIATSMEVGIHNTTVALTIALSVLDNTTVAIPAAVYSIVMYVLATAFGFLITRSRIAQPAATYDATTRR
- a CDS encoding ABC transporter permease, with product MSIAISGTARATRRPKARGGLIRFATEQPLGAVALFLITLFVVVAVLAPWIAPYDPLAQDRVNLLTAPGVGGHPAGTDELGRDVLSRSLYGARTSLLIAVATLALGGVIGLLIGVVSGYFGGTWIDSVLQRIMDALMAIPSIVLLLFVAALLGPSVRNTVIALSLLVIPSINRVARGEMLRIREEPYVEAARSVGCSTPRILLRYGLPNLMAPLFVMGSLLFAVILIAESALSFLGIGTPPPTPSWGRMLSEGRSQLEIAPWMTVVPGLILSVSVLAFNLLGDAMRDFLDPKQRR
- a CDS encoding ABC transporter ATP-binding protein gives rise to the protein MEFRTGGGTVEALNAVDLWIDAGETVAVVGESGSGKSVTALAVLGLLGNGRVSGGRITWNGKDITGASNSDMRTVRGKEISVIFQDPMTSLDPLFTIGHQLVEAYRIHHDVSKRQARRRAVELLDLVGIPEPETKVKAYPHQLSGGQRQRVMIAGALACDPRLLIADEPTTALDVTVEAQVLALIRDLQDRTGVGLMLITHDMGVVAEMADRVVVFYAGQVVEAGTADEILDRPQHPYTRALLDAIPRRDTPRDQEMPAIPGAVPALNDMPSGCRFATRCSEAGPECAEPQPLRALYGRQVRCWRPDEDHGLLEPMAEVAR